The Nitrosopumilus sp. DNA window ACAAGTCCCAGGACCAACACTAAGAGTAACACAAGGTGATGTTGTAAAAATGACATTAACAATTCCATCAGATGAAATTACTGGTCACGGTAACGACATGCATTCATCACAAATTTCTTCATCAGCTTTTGAATCAGTTAACCCTGGTGAAACAAGTCAGTACTGTTATATCGCTGAAGCAGCTGGTGTCTTCAAATACCATTGTTCTGGTGTTAAACTAATTGGTATGGACCAACACGTCTTTTCCGGCATGTACGGAATTGCAATCGTTGATCCAGCTGATGGTTACAACAAATTAATGGTCGAGAAAACCAGCGGAAGCGGTGAATTAGACAGAAAGTTCTACGATGCAGATGCATTAGAGTTCCAACTCCAATACAATCAATTGTACCTAACACCTGAAGGTAATTATGATGCAGGAGCAATGTTCTTGCATCACAACACTGCAACAGTTGTTAACGGAATGCAATTCAGTTATGTACCAAACATGCTCCACAACATCCTCGTTAAGGGCGATGCAAACAAGAACATCTTTGTTGCACAACCATGGAATGGACTTGAACACAAGCAATACCAATCACAACTCTTGTTTGTTGAAAATGATCAACATGTGAGACTCTTTGTTGAAAACCATGGTAATGAACCAGTATTTTTCCATATAGTTGGAGAAATCTTGGACAGAGTTACACAAGGTAACAGAGTACAATCCGCAGCAACTGAAACATGGTTGCTCGGTGGATCACAGAACATGATTGTTGACTTGGTCTTTGATGAACCAGGTGCATACGCAGCAGTTAACCACGATTATGCAGCACTTTACACTGGTGCAGCTACAGTATTTGTAGCAGGTGATCCATTTGGATTAAACCCAAGATTGGTTGATGCAGGAATAATTCCAGCACCAGTACCATCATATGCATATGCATTGGGCAACCCAAGTGATGCTGTCCCTCCAATGGGAAAGAACAGTATTGCACACCCAGCAGTAAACATTCATGGTCTATACACTGATGAAGTAGCTTCTGAAATGAAAGATGCAGGTATGATTCCTTTATGGGAAGTAATACCAACATTACCACCAGTACCTTAGATTGGTACTAATCTCAATCTTTTTCTCTTTTTCATTCACAATCAATTATATTTCGTAATTCTATCTATTAGATTATGGGATTTAACGAGTCGGTGCTTATTTGTGACGAAGTCGATCCTATCTTGACCAAAATTTTAGAAGATAATGGATTAAACGTTTCATATGAACCTGAAATTACTGCTCAACAAATTTTAGAAAAAATCTCAAACTTCAATATTGTAATTGTTAGAAGTAGAACTATTATTACAAAAGAAATGATTGACAAAGCAGATAATTGTAAGATCATTGCAAGAGTTGGAGTTGGATTAGACAATGTGGATCAAAATGCAGCAAAGGAAAAAAATATTCGAGTAATTAATGCAGTAGAAGGAGCAATGAATGCTGTTGCAGAATTAGTTCTTGGCCTGATGTTGTCTCTTGCAAGACAAACTACACGAGGTGATAGAGCAATCCGAAATGGACAATGGCTCAAAAAAGAACTCAAAGGAACAGAACTGCGTGGAAAATATCTTGGGATTATTGGTTTAGGGAATATTGGAAAAAGATTGGCGAGACTTGCTCGCGGACTAAACATGAATATCATTGGTTATGATGTTATTTCAATTGATGAAGAGTTTTCCAAAGAAGTTGGATTGATGAAAGCTGATTTGGCTACTCTTTTACAAAGTTCTGATTATGTCTCAATTCATGTACCACTTCTAAATTCAACTTATCATCTTTTAGATGCACAAAAAATGTCTACCATGAAAAAAACTGCCAAAATTATCAATACATCAAGAGGCGGTGTAGTTGATGAAGATGCACTCTATGAGGCAATTACGAATGGGACTTTAGGTGGTGCTGCTTTGGATGTGTTTGAAAAAGAACCTGCTGTTGGACACAAATTAGCTGAATTAGACAATGTGATTTTAACACCTCACATTGGAGCCCAAACAAAAGAGGCACAATCGCTGGCTGCAAATGTGATCGGTGAAAAAATCATTCAGATTTTGCGTGGTGTAATCTAGATTTTCATACATAAGTTATGCGTGAGTTATAAAAATAAGTAAAAAAATTGACTTTTGCGTGATTAATTATACTCTCATTGTTTTTAACGTGTATTTGGAGGTGAAAATATTGTAATGAGTGACTATGTTGTAGAGAAATTAATCTCTAAAAGAACTTCTTTTCTTAATGTTAATACTTTTTTAAAAATCACGTTGGGCTTGGTGTTGTTTACAATTCTTTCTTTCGCTCTTGTATATGCAGAAACAATTTCAGTCGATGTTGATGGAACTACCTATGATGTAGAGTACACTGCAACTGGAATGACTGTGTCTGCAATTGAGGCTGACTTGGATTTCATCTCTTTGATTCTGGCAGTAGATGTTACTGATTCACCTGGAATTCTTGATATCACACTAGACCGCTCCTTCTTTGATTCTACTTTTAATGGATTAGATGAAGATTTTATTATTTTGGCAGATGGAACTGAGCCAACTTTTACAGAAACTACAAGTAATTCTCAAAGTCGAATACTCCGTATTGACTTGCCTTCAGGAACTGAAGATGTAGAAATTATTGGTTCTGCATTTGGAAATCCATCAATTCCTGTTGAAGAACCAGTAATTGAAGAACCAGTAATTGAAGAACCAGTAATTGAAGAACCAGTAATTGAAGAACCAGTAATTGAAGAACCAGTAATTGAAGAACCAGTAATTGAAGAACCAGTAATTGATGATAACCCCATTGTGACAACACCTAAGATTCAATGTGGTCCTGGAACTATTCTCAAAGATGGAGCATGTGTACTTGATCAAAGATGTGGTCCTGGAACTATTCTCAAAGATGGAACATGTGTACTTGATTCAACATCAAAGCCAACACAGACTTCTGTAAAAGGAATGGGTAAAGAACTGGTAATGGGAGTGGTAGTGGCATTTATAGTTGCTGGAACTGTTGGATTAATTTTGGGTATAATGTCTAAAGCAAGTAAGAGCAATTAGTCACAAGACAAATCTTCTACATTCATCATTTTATCAAAATCAAATCCTGAAATCTGAATATTTGATGCGTATGGAATTATTCCTATAATGGGGGTTTCCGTGTGTATTACAACAATGAGATTATTGGGATCAAGTCTTATATCTCCTCCATCAAATTCAAAATCCATTGACATGAAAATATGCTGAGCTGAAACAATCTCTTCTGATGAAAAAACCCCATCTTGTATAGTTGATGAGAATGGATTGATCGTTAGTGGTTTTACCGTAAATGTTCCTATGTGCTTTGCTTCATAGAATGTTTTTACTTCTAATTTCTTAAAACTCGTCCAAAATGGAGTTGCATTACAAAACTCCATATTCCCTGAATTAGACAATGTAAAAAAAGAAAATGTTCCAGGACCGTTCCATCTATATTCCATCTGCTGAATTCCAATAATATTCAATCCTGAAACTGCAAAAGGTATGACGATTACTATAATTGCTGTTATTGTGATGATGGTGTGTTTATTCATATTTCATTTTCTGTCTCTATTGGAAATTCGATAATGTTGCGATTTACTAAATAGTTTATTGCCTTACTGAGTTCATCATCTGTGATTGATTCCTCTACCCACCAGTATCCGATATTTTTTACCCATTCTGGTATCTTGATACTATACACATTACTCTCATTGATTTCAAAAGGTATGCTGACTAGTTTATTATCTACATATCTTTCAAATGCGTCCATTAGAAATCCATCTGAAATATTTCCTGAAAGCCAATTACTCATTATCGGTTTTATTAATTCTGGAATGCAAGTATTATCTGAATCAATTAATTCAAACTCTGCTGTTACCTTACTATTTTGATACTCAACATCTATGAAATATTTACCTAATGGAAACACTTCTTTTTCAAATGGAATCAATGATGGAATTGGATTCTCTAAACCAGTGATCTGAATAGGAATTGCACTACTTCCTTTTCCTGCCTCATCTCTTATGTGTATGATTGCAGGGTTTCCTGTAACTTCTGAAACTTTGATCGTATAAAATAATTTTTCACAATAAGTGTATGTTGTTTTTTCCATAATTATAGAGACTGTTTGTTCTGCATGTACTTGAGGCAAAAATACAATGACACAAAGTGCAACAAATAATGCATATATTTTCATCAACATCTTAGTTTGATCTGCTCAATAAAAATCTCCAATCCATACTGAGGAATCTTTTTTAACCACTCAAGTGTGTTTTATTTATCGAGTTTTCTGCGGAAGCAAACTCTTTGAGTGCGTGGACTGAAACCCCACTCAAGAGAATTTTTATTAACTAACATTAATTGGGTGTCGTCCAAAATGAAACACTAATCTTACTTCTATGATTAGATAATTACAAGTTGTCATAAACATGACAACATTAAAATATTATCTTGGTGAGCATCATATCGTGAAACAAAAATCTGTTTTGGATTCGATATCATTTCAGGCACTTCCTAGAGCCGAAAGACAAGTGACCTATTTTTGTAGATTGTGTAGAAATTATGGAATAAAAACTAGAAAGGCACATCTTCAAAATCATCATAATGCCTCTCGTGATACAGTGACTAAGCGTAGTAATGGTGATTTAGTAAATACTATATTCATAGAATCAAAATAGTTCTCTAAGCATTTGAGTTATTAATGGGAATTTCATCAATTCCGTTATGCCTAGTATTCAAGATCAAAGCTGGATCAAACTTTGGAAAGAGAACAGTCCTGAAATACGTGATCGTGTAGTTGGGTGGCGAAAACAAGCTGCAGTTACTCGTATTGACAAACCAAGTAGATTACAAAGGGCTAGAAGATTAGGCTACAAAGCAAAGCAAGGTATTATCGTTGTTAGGATGAGGGTTGGTACTGGTGGTATGAGAAAACAAAGACCCACTGGTGGCAGAAGACCAAAACATCTTGGTGTTACAAGAATAAAGGCTGACGATGATATGAAAACTGTTGCAAATAGAAGAGCTATTCAAAGATATCCAAACATGAAATTTTTAGGCTCTTACTTTATCTATAAAGATGGAAAACATTATTGGTTTGAAGTCATCTTGGCCGATCCATTACATCCAAGAATTATTCAAGATAAAGAATTAAACAAACGAATATCTCATACTGCATAAGTTGAAAATTGTATTTTTAATTCCACTTACATTTCTTCTTGTATTGACTCCTGCTTATGGTCAATTATCTGATGCAACTGGATTAGTAAATCGACTACATGTGGAATCAAACGGAAATATTTTTGAAGTTGAAGTCGTTTCAAATTTTGAAATTTATAATTTTGAATTTGATGTATCTGAAGATAGATTGACTTTACATATCAATAGTGGATTAAAAAATAACTTAGGTGAATTGCAAATTCCTAAGGACCTTTTGGGAAGTAATCTTACATTTAATCTAAATGATCAGCAATTTTTTCCAAAAATAAAATCAAATGAAAAAATCTCTTTTGTAACATTGAACTTTACAGGAACTGGAAATAACAAATTGGATATCTCTGGACGCACTAATCTTTCCGGACTAACTGATATGGAACAAAACGAATTCATTTTTGCCTCTGAAGAACCAGAGGATGATTATTTCTGGTGGTTACTATTGGCAGGTTCATTATGTGTTTCAGGATTCATTATAGCGGTGAAGAAAAGAAAGAAATCCTTGACTAAATGAAATTTACTATTTTATCCAATCTGTAAAAAATTCTATGTTGGAATTCATATTTGTCCTACAACTTGATAGTGATGCTTTTAGTTCATTAACACAAAATACAATCAAATGTCAGATTGTGCTCATACCTGGAGAAAAAAACTGCGATTACAGAAATTAATGATTATTGCAAGAAAAGAATTAAAATCAGGCAAAGATGTCTCTCAAGTCTATAAAATACTTGATGAACAAATGAGTATTCGTTGGAGATTTGTCAGTACCACTAAAAAACAGTATCTTGATGATGTGACAAAAATTTTGACAAATCAATATGTTTTGAACATATGATTTAGTTTTCGTTTAATAATTTTTGAATCATCGTCTCAATATGTCCTGCTTGTCCAAATGAGACATCTCTGAGTATTCCTTTTCTATCTACTAGTATTGTTGATGGTGTTCCTTGAAGAGCAAATTTTTCAAAAGTTTCTGCAGAATATTCTTTTGATTTCATGTAGCTTTTTACCTTCTCAATGATTTGTTTTTTGTATTCTTCCGGTTGTGAGTCAAATTCAGGAATTTGTGGATAGATAAATTGTAAAATTTTTTCTTGACTTATTTCCTCAGATGTCTTTGTTAAATTATCCATCGCTAATGGAAATGGTATCTTAAATGGTAACTTACCATCCTTTAATTGACCATACATTGAAAGTGCGTTTTTTGTTTCTCCAATCACCTCACCTGTTTCTACAAGCATCTTCAAATTATCCAATGTATTCTTGTCAAAATCTTCAAAGGCAGTTGCAATCCCTAAAACCCGCACTCCTTCATCTTTGTACTTGTTGTAAATGTTAATAGCCTCTGGAATTGCATGCATGAAACATCCAGGACAGTTTACCTGAAAGACTTCAACTAGTACGATATGATCTTTTTCTTGTTCAAAGTTTGTTGGAGCACCTTGTACCCATTCTGAAACTCCAAAATTTGGTGCCTTTTCACCAATTATTGCACTCATCGCGTACCATTATTTTTTTTCCATTAAATACATAACTCTACTAATTTTAGATCCTTTTTCAAGTAGCCTAATATAGGACACAGAAAATTCAAAAACAAATTGCAAGTAGTAACTGATGAACGATTAGCGCTTTTTTCGGAAATGGAATCAAAATATGAGCAAAAAAACACTGATTATTTTGTTTCTCTTTTGGAACATCCTGATTATGTGATAAGAACAAGGGCAACTTGCATTTTAGTTGATTTTGGTGGAGAAGATAAAATCCCATATATTGCTAAAGTCTTAAAAAATGATGAAAATGAATTGGTACGACATGAAGCCGCCTTTTCTTTAGGTCAGATGTCATATTCTAGTGCAATTTCGCCACTAGCAGATGCAACTCTTAATGATCCTAGCATGTTTGTGAGACATGAGGCTGCAATTGCTTTGGGTGTTGTTGGAAATAAGGAGGCAAAAGAGACTTTGCTAAAGGCATTAAATGACACAGATATATCAGTAGTAGAATCTGCAGTTGTAGCACTATCTAATATTGAATTTATGGAAAAGTTAAGTAAGAATGAAAAGTTTGCAAAGTTAACAGGTGGATGAGATGAATTTCGCATACGGGGTAATTGTAATTGTTGGTATTTTAGTTGCAATATCAATTGGGTTTATTATAATGGATCCCAATTTTATTATTGAACCACGAGTTGTTGAAGAGAAACCTAGTCCTTGTACTTTGGAATGGATACCGATGTGTGGTATTGATGGTGTAACGTATGGTAACTTATGTATGCTAAATGCTGCTGATATAAAATTAGCACACAAAGGTGAATGTAGTGTTGATGCCCCCATAGTCAAACCACGAGTTGAAACTATGGAAAAAGAAATCTCAGTTCATCCTAATATCCTGACAAGTGTAGCAACTGTTGGTGATAGTTTGTCAATTGAAGTTGAATTTAGATCTGATGATGGCATTATCGTAGACCACGTAAATTACGATATTTTTGCTACCCAAGATGGAAATACAATTCTATCGGAGATTGGTTCTCATAGACATCCAGGGAAACATCCAATTCATGAAACTAAATTGTTAGGTGAATCTGATGTTGAAATTAAAGTCATTATTCAAGGCTTAGGTCATGATGAAGAAATCACTGGACCAAAAGGACATGAACATATGATTACTGTGACTCCTCAAGTATCACAAGTTTCTGTATCTTCTGGAATGGTTGTAGTACCAGAGACTTACATTGTTTCTACTTCTCAAGGATCTAGCATTCCAGGATGTGAAGATACAAATTCTTGTTATTTACCATATGAAATTACAATATCTGCTGGTGACAAAGTTACTTGGATTAATGATGATTCAGCAACTCACACAGTAACTAGCGGAAATATTCCTGATGGTACCGACGGAGTATTTGATTCTGGATTGTTCATGGCAGGAACTACTTTTGAATTTACATTTGACAAGGCAGCAACATATGATTATTTTTGTCTGGTTCATCCCTGGATGACTGGTAAAGTAATTGTTAATGAAGTTAAAGACATGATAATTTCAGAACCTGAATCCATGTCTATTCCAACAAAGGAAGAACCATCTTCTGAGTTGGAAATGATGGATACAACTATAGTTTCAATTCCAATAGGTGTTGCAGTTCCAGGATGTGAAGATACAAATTCTTGTTATTTACCATATGAAATTACAATATCTGCTGGTGACAAAGTTACTTGGATTAATGATGATTCAGCAACTCACACAGTAACTAGCGGAAATGCTAGTGCCGGATTTACTGGAGTATTTGATTCTGGATTGTTCATGGCAGGAACTACTTTTGAATTTACATTTGACAAGGCAGCAACATATGATTATTTTTGTCTGGTTCATCCCTGGATGACTGGTAAAATTACAGTAACGTAGATTTTTTATTCTATGGTGATATTAACTACTAATCATTTTTTCCATGTTTACACTATTTGCCATATGTAGTAATGTATTCTAAATCTGTACAAGGTCGTCTTTGATCAGGAATAATGATTAGTTTTACACTTTCTACATCTTGCAATAACATTACCTGATGTTTTTAATTCCAAATAATCCTTTAAAACAGAATGTACATTAAATTTCTATTTTTGTTCTTTGATAAAATCTACAATGGAAAGAATTTTTCCCATTTCTGCAAGATGACCATAACTCTTTTTCCCACGACCAATTATCGATTTTTTTAATGGTTCATTGTTTACGGTACAAAATAATAGTTTTCCATTATCTAGAGGAATTGATATTCTCTTTATCTTTTCATACGATGAAATAGAGTACAATCCTGAACCTATATACTGTTTAACATTGGTATTTCCTTTCCAGCCGTTGAGTGCTCTCATAATAGTTTGTTTTGTCTCTTCAACTGGAACAATATTTTTCAATCCCTTTCTTTGACTATTCCACAAAATTTCACCATTAGCATCAGCTACGGCTGCAAATCTAATGGACTCATTGAAATCCATTAACATGTTTAGGAGTTTTTCGTACTTGTCCATAAATTATATGATTCATTTCTGTTAATAAATATTCCAAATGATCTCTTTAGTGTCTAACTGTTTGAAATTGTCTCATTATTGAAACGAGCATCTTCAGTTCTACTCAAATGTGTTCACAAAGTCAACTATGGATAATATTTTTCCCATTTCGACCATCTTCCCATAACTTTTCTTTTTTGTATTTTTCATAGGTGTGTTATCTACACTCATAAACAATAAGTGAAAGGCATCAATTGGAAGCGTGACTCTTTTTGTTTTCTCAAAAGATGTAATATGGTACAATGGATCTCCTAACGCATTACGATCTGCAGCCTTACACCTATCAATCCAATCATCGGATTCTCGTTTTAGAGCCTTTTTGGTTTCAGCTATTG harbors:
- a CDS encoding thr operon leader peptide, which codes for MNKHTIITITAIIVIVIPFAVSGLNIIGIQQMEYRWNGPGTFSFFTLSNSGNMEFCNATPFWTSFKKLEVKTFYEAKHIGTFTVKPLTINPFSSTIQDGVFSSEEIVSAQHIFMSMDFEFDGGDIRLDPNNLIVVIHTETPIIGIIPYASNIQISGFDFDKMMNVEDLSCD
- a CDS encoding redoxin domain-containing protein — translated: MSAIIGEKAPNFGVSEWVQGAPTNFEQEKDHIVLVEVFQVNCPGCFMHAIPEAINIYNKYKDEGVRVLGIATAFEDFDKNTLDNLKMLVETGEVIGETKNALSMYGQLKDGKLPFKIPFPLAMDNLTKTSEEISQEKILQFIYPQIPEFDSQPEEYKKQIIEKVKSYMKSKEYSAETFEKFALQGTPSTILVDRKGILRDVSFGQAGHIETMIQKLLNEN
- a CDS encoding plastocyanin/azurin family copper-binding protein, yielding MNFAYGVIVIVGILVAISIGFIIMDPNFIIEPRVVEEKPSPCTLEWIPMCGIDGVTYGNLCMLNAADIKLAHKGECSVDAPIVKPRVETMEKEISVHPNILTSVATVGDSLSIEVEFRSDDGIIVDHVNYDIFATQDGNTILSEIGSHRHPGKHPIHETKLLGESDVEIKVIIQGLGHDEEITGPKGHEHMITVTPQVSQVSVSSGMVVVPETYIVSTSQGSSIPGCEDTNSCYLPYEITISAGDKVTWINDDSATHTVTSGNIPDGTDGVFDSGLFMAGTTFEFTFDKAATYDYFCLVHPWMTGKVIVNEVKDMIISEPESMSIPTKEEPSSELEMMDTTIVSIPIGVAVPGCEDTNSCYLPYEITISAGDKVTWINDDSATHTVTSGNASAGFTGVFDSGLFMAGTTFEFTFDKAATYDYFCLVHPWMTGKITVT
- a CDS encoding 50S ribosomal protein L15e, with the translated sequence MPSIQDQSWIKLWKENSPEIRDRVVGWRKQAAVTRIDKPSRLQRARRLGYKAKQGIIVVRMRVGTGGMRKQRPTGGRRPKHLGVTRIKADDDMKTVANRRAIQRYPNMKFLGSYFIYKDGKHYWFEVILADPLHPRIIQDKELNKRISHTA
- a CDS encoding D-2-hydroxyacid dehydrogenase, translating into MGFNESVLICDEVDPILTKILEDNGLNVSYEPEITAQQILEKISNFNIVIVRSRTIITKEMIDKADNCKIIARVGVGLDNVDQNAAKEKNIRVINAVEGAMNAVAELVLGLMLSLARQTTRGDRAIRNGQWLKKELKGTELRGKYLGIIGLGNIGKRLARLARGLNMNIIGYDVISIDEEFSKEVGLMKADLATLLQSSDYVSIHVPLLNSTYHLLDAQKMSTMKKTAKIINTSRGGVVDEDALYEAITNGTLGGAALDVFEKEPAVGHKLAELDNVILTPHIGAQTKEAQSLAANVIGEKIIQILRGVI
- a CDS encoding multicopper oxidase domain-containing protein yields the protein MLFTIAAVAVMGATLFGSTYTQTQIGGQSLDINKMDVDVIEQIHQMGGLQLVMPQAFAETDCGELSKTGRNLVEFNLTGESVTLPIMGGKTYNAMTFSGQVPGPTLRVTQGDVVKMTLTIPSDEITGHGNDMHSSQISSSAFESVNPGETSQYCYIAEAAGVFKYHCSGVKLIGMDQHVFSGMYGIAIVDPADGYNKLMVEKTSGSGELDRKFYDADALEFQLQYNQLYLTPEGNYDAGAMFLHHNTATVVNGMQFSYVPNMLHNILVKGDANKNIFVAQPWNGLEHKQYQSQLLFVENDQHVRLFVENHGNEPVFFHIVGEILDRVTQGNRVQSAATETWLLGGSQNMIVDLVFDEPGAYAAVNHDYAALYTGAATVFVAGDPFGLNPRLVDAGIIPAPVPSYAYALGNPSDAVPPMGKNSIAHPAVNIHGLYTDEVASEMKDAGMIPLWEVIPTLPPVP
- a CDS encoding HEAT repeat domain-containing protein is translated as MQVVTDERLALFSEMESKYEQKNTDYFVSLLEHPDYVIRTRATCILVDFGGEDKIPYIAKVLKNDENELVRHEAAFSLGQMSYSSAISPLADATLNDPSMFVRHEAAIALGVVGNKEAKETLLKALNDTDISVVESAVVALSNIEFMEKLSKNEKFAKLTGG